GCCGTTTTAGGTTCGAAACCACAAAAAATTCCGCCTCGCGGAAAAAGGATTCCAAAAACTTATAAACAATTGAAAGATACCGGTATTGATGCGTTTGGCAATGCATTGATAGAAATAGAAAACGATTTTCCGTTTAACACAAATCCCACTTCCACCACTAAGGCAACTGAGGGAGGAACTTCTGCACTGTTTGGTATTGGCCGGTCCTTATACTTTTGCATTCCGCAAAATGATCAATTACTTGCGTATTGGGACACTGTGGCCGACCGTCTGTTCAAGATCAGGCATTGCATGAATATTGAAGGTGTTGTCCGCCAATTGCCGTTATTCGATCCGCCCATTGATCCCGGCATGCTGGTGAAGGCTGTCGCTGCCGGTATTGATATAGGGAGCATTGTCAACAATATCAATCAGTCCATATCTGCTGTACGCGGACCGCTACTGCTGCAAAAAGCGATGGAAATATGTGCTGAAGTGAAATCGTTGGGAAATGCTTTGCTTTCCGCGCTTGAGAAAAAGGATGCGGAACATATTGCCCTGATGCGGCAGCAACATGAATTAAACATTTCAAAACTGGTGCAGGATATAAAATTCCTGCAATGGAAAGAATCAGAAGCCGCCACTGAGTCGTTGCTGAAAAGCAGGGCCGTTGCTTTTGAAAGATACCGGCATTACAAGAGAATATTGGGAAGCAGTGATTCGGATATCGATAAATTAAAAACCATTGATCTTGCAAGGCAGGAGCTGAATGAGGAAAACTTTGACGAAGTATATGCGCAGTTCATTGGGGAATATGCAGGAGAACTAAGCCAGGAGGATTACAGGAAAGAAACATCTGTCGGCGGCTTAATGGAATTTGCAGGAAATATGGTTACCGGAATTTTGGGCGGTGAATTGGGCAAAACATTACCATTGAATAAAAATGAGAATGCAGAGTTGAATATTTTCCTGCCCAGCTACGATACCTTCAGTGCTCTTTCTTCTGCATTGAAGTTAATTTCACCGATTGTAGGCCTTATACCTCAGTTTGACGTGCACGGAACGCCATTAGGTGTCGGAGGGGCAGCTGAGTTTGGCGGGAAACAGTTAAAAGCGGCAGCTGACGGAGGTTCAGAAATTGCACAAAAAATTGCGACCGCATTTCTTACCAGCGCTGAAAGAGCTTCCAAAATGGCAGGTTATTACCGCAGGGCAGAGGATTACGTGTTTCAGGCAAACAGTGCCACTGCGGAACTTGTGCAATATGGCAGACAAATTATTTCATCCCTGATCCGTGAACAGATTACCAAAAAGGAATATGAAAATCATATCAGACAAATTGAACAGTCGGAAGAGATGAACGCCTTTCTGCAGGATAAATTTACCAATGAGGAGTTGTATAGTTGGATGCAAGGAGAAATTTCAAGGATTTATTTCTCTTGTTACCAATTTGCTTACGATATCGCAAAGAAAAGCGAACAGACAATGAAGTATGAATTGATGCGTCCTGAATTCACTGACACCGATTTCATTCAATTCGGCTATTGGGACAGTGCAAGAAAAGGCTTGTTGTCGGGTGAATCGTTGTATCTGGATCTGAAACGGTTGGAAATGGCTTATCACGAAAACAACAAAAGGGAGTATGAAATTACAAAACACATATCCATACAACGTTTGGATCCTATGGCCCTGCTGAAATTAAAAGCTACCGGCACCTGTGAAATTGCAATTCCCGAATGGATATATGATTTGGACAGTCCCGGACAGTTTATGCGGCGCATCAAGACGGTGGCTGTTTCCATCCCCTGTATTACCGGCCCTTATACTACCGTCCATGCAAAATTGACATTATTGCAGAGCAGTATCAGGATTTCATCATTGAAAGGAGACGACTACCAGCGGTCAGGTTCGGAAGACAATCGTTTCCGGGATTATAACGGCGCCATTCAATCCATTGTTACCAGCTCGGCACAAAACGACAGCGGTTTATTCGAAACCAATTTACGCGATGAGCGTTATTTGCCGTTTGAAGGTGCCGGGGCAATCAGCAGATGGAAAATCGAACTACCCAACGATATTCCTCAATTTGATTTTGAATCCATCGCCGATGTTGTGTTGCATTTCCGCTATACATGCCGGGAAGCCAGTCATCTGGCAAAGGATGCGACAACCTGGATTAAAGAGGAGATTTTATCTGATCCGGAAAAAGGGTTGCTTCAGTTATTCAGCATCAACAGCGAATTTGCAGGAGAATGGAATCTGTTTAGAACAGCCACCAATAATACTGAAAGAAAACTAGTCCTGAGTATCAATAAAAATCACTTTCCTTACTGGACTAAAACATTAGGGTTGGATGATCAGATAACTGCTACGTTCTGCAGTATGGATTTAAAGAAGAAAAAGCTGACCGTTGCAGCAGAAAATGTGGATTTAGTGGGTGATGTCGACAGTGGATGGAGTCTGACAATAGATAGTACAAATGCAGTTCCGTTTAATTTCCTGAACAAAATGCGAACTGAGAACAAAACTGTTTACATGTTGCTGAGTTATAATGCAGATTTATGAGTAGGTAGTAAATTTCGCATATAAATTTATAATGTATGCAACTAAAACGGAGACCTTTAGATATTTTTTGGGACCCATAGTGCTCGATGAGCGTTAGTAAAGGTTTTAGCTGCAACTATACCACTTACGAATCTTAAATTAGGTAGTAATCGTGATAAATTAACGGTGTAACTTTTCCCCCATGGGTATGCTAAATCCCACTTGTACGTTAAGGGCCTTGCTTTTGGTCGGGAAAAAATGGGAATTCACGTGTGGGAATATATAATCGCTTGCAAGGAAAAAACGTATTCCCTTTGGGGGAGCAAGGTGGGCGGCAAATCCCAGGGTGTTGAAAGCGCCATGCATCACGGAATAGCTTCCGGTCAGTCCCAGCCAACCGGCATGGACGAAATTTGCTGAAACCGTAAGTTCCGGAGAATTGAAATATGTTCCGAAATAGTTCGAGAACAGGACTCCGAATGACAGTCTTTCATTCAACCTGTATTCCGTCCCGATATTCAGGGAAGATCGCAACGGGACGGTTCGTTTAACCGGCTCTGTTTCCTGCAGGTCCACCGCGGATTGAAGATCTTCCACGACATCTTCAAAAACGTCGTTTAACGACGACGACCCATCGGTATGCAGTGTATAATCGCTGGGATTGATACGCACCGTTGTTTCGGGAGACTCCAGCAATACGGCGTTTTTCCTTCCAAATCTTATAAAACCGATATCCGTCAGGGCTGCGGAAATTGTTAACCCGTTCAATCCGGGAAATGTTTCCGACAGGTCGTACTGCGCCCCGATATCGAATCCGGCGCCCCATCCGGTCGCACTTGTTCTTTTCCCTTCCGACAGCTCGAATCCGTCGAATTTACCCTCTTCGTCGTGCTTCACCTTTATTCCCGGCATGGATGCTTTCAGCAGCACGGACGACTGGGCTTCCCAGTATTCTGTTCCTGCATCGACGGTTAACCGGGAAGCATTTAAATCAAAATCGGCTATCCCTATTAATCCTTTGATACGTCCGCCGACTATCAGGTTATCGTTTGTCAACGGGCGTGAATAGCCCACTCCCAACTCCAGCTTGCCGTTACCCGTGGCACGGATATTTTCTATTTCATATTTTGTCTGTTCCTGACGGCCAAATCCTTTTTTTACGAGTTCGAAAACCGATTTTGGAATAGTGGCATCCACGTGTGTCTTGATATCCAGATCGATGCTCCAGAAATCGTCGTTCCTGTAAAAGCCCAGCCCGAACAGCTTGTAAGAAAACGCGCCGATGACATAATTGTTATTTTTCATCCTGTTTAAAAAATCATCGGCATCTACTGATTGGTGGAGAAAAGTTACCCGTTCTTCTCCGGCTTTCCTTGTAAGATGGTCGAGGTTGAGTGTATTTGTTTTCACCTCGCCGTAAAAGCTCGGCAATACCGGTAAAACCATATATCCCTGATTGGGTCGTAATGCCGGGTTCAAGGAACCTCGTTCGAATGACGATTGCATAAAATATTCAGTTTTACTCTGGCCCTTTGCCGTGCCGGAAACAAAATAAAATGCGATAAAAATAATAAGAATAGGGATCGGGAAACGTTTCATTTTTATTATTTTTTTTGATTTTCAAAAAGATAAATGAGCGATATGCGCTATATATGAAAAGAGGATTGTTTATAAAGTAATGGACATACCGCCGGTATTGAGTACAAGCTTGTCGAGCAGAAGGTAGCTGTCTTTACCCAGGGAAGAAGGAAGGGTGTCGATAACTATTGAGATACACAATGACCGTGCCGGTTTCATGTATTTCATATATTCTTTTCCGAAAACGATTGCTGCTTTTTGTCTCGATGTGCGCTCGACATATATGTTCGGAATTTTAATCTCCTCAATGACTTTCCCATTTGCATCCAGAATACTGAACCCGATATTCATCAAAAACGGATCCTTATTTCCCAAATAAAGTTCTAAGTCCGAATTCAATACCACGTCGTCTGCCCCATCATAAAAAAAGCGTTCGATAACCTCATCGTTAAAAATCCCCTCCACAACCGTTTCCAACATATATTGAGTAGCGGTAATTTCCAGTCTCAGTTCTTCGGGAATATCAATCGTGTAGCCCGAAGTATTCAGGAAGATAGTATCTAATTGGCCGAGAGGCACAGCCGGAATGTTGAAATGGGCCGTTTTGTTTATAGCGTCAAAATCATAATCGTGGTCGATGCACGATTGAAATATCAGGCATAGCCCGATACCGAGTTGAAAAAAAACTGATTTTAAATTCATATTTTGTGCTGTGAAGTTTCAATATCTGCGATAAATATATGCAATTTCTTCGTATGACGCACTTTCTTCGCAAAAAAAACAGATTGTTGAGGTATCAAACCTATTGGATAGGTAGGTTATTTATATCATTTGTTTACCCCATTGTTTATCCATAAAAAAACAGCTACAGGTTTTATGCTGTAACTGTTTAATATTCAATTTGTAGCGAGAGGGGGGCATGATCCCCCGACCTCATGATTATGAATCATGCGCTCTAACCAACTGAGCTATCTCGCCAACAAAAAATAAGAATTTCCCTCCGGAATTCGAGGTGCAAAAGTAGTACAACTTTTTGAATCCTGCAACAACAAAACCGAAAAACATACAAGGAAATTAAAAAAACAGCAAAAGTGATCCCGTGGAAGGAGGAGTCACTTATTATCAAAATAATATAGCGGGTTACATTCATATAGAGTGGTAAAAGTCGGTTTAAAATTGTAATTTTGCAGCCTCAAAGGTATTTTATACAAATCTAGTGTTTGGTATATGGAAACCTTTAGAACCCGCACTTTCAGAATCAGAGAAAGTTCGTCAACCATAAGACTATGATCAATATTTGACAATTGAAACGTCTTGGCTCTTGGTTCTTGGCTCTTGGTTCTATTTAAATTGACAGATAATGATCTATCCCGATAATTTCGAACAGAAAATAGAATTTCAGAAAGTACGCCAACTCCTTTTGGAACGGTGCCTGAGTCCTCTTGGAAAAGAAAAGGTGGAAGAGATGCATTTCTCTGCTTCTTACGATGAAATAGAGCCTCTTCTTTTCCAGACTGAAGAGTTTGTCCGTATCAGGGAGGAGGAGGATTCATTTCCTGCCGACCATTTTTATGATATGCGTCCTGTGCTGAGGCGCATCCGGGTGGAAGGGGCATGGATCGACCAGAATGCCTTGTTTGAATTGCGGCGCTCATTACAGACCATCAACGGGATTGTGGCATTTCTGCGGTGTGATGAAGAGAAAACACCCAAATATCCATATTTGCTTGCATTGGCAGGTGAGGTCCTGACCTTTCCGGAAATTACCAGGAGGATAGATTCTATATTGGATGGTTTCGGGCAGGTAAAAGACCATGCGTCGCCCCGCCTGTCGGAAATCCGGCGCGAATTAACCTCTACCATGAACGGTATCTCTAAAAGCCTGAATGCCATCCTGCGAAGAGCTCAGGCCGAAGGGTATGTGGATAAGGATGTGTCGCCGAGTATGCGCGACGGACGGTTGGTGATTCCGGTGAACCCTTCCCACAAGCGAAAGATCAAAGGTATAGTGCACGATGAGTCGGCTTCGGGTAAAACGGTCTTTATCGAACCGTCGGAAGTAGTGGAAGCCAACAACCGGATCCGTGAGTTGGAGGCCGATGAACGGCGGGAGATCATCAAAATACTGACAGACTTCACTAATTACCTGCGGCCTTTTCTGCCCGATCTGCTGGAATCATACGAATTTCTGGCAAAAATCGATTTTATCCAGGCAAAAGCAGCTTTCGCAACGCTGATAGGAGGTATCAAGCCTTCTATCGACAACACTCCGCAAATCGATTGGGTGGAAGCAGTGCATCCATTGCTTTACCTGTCTCTAAAGAAGCAGAACCGGAAGATCGTCCCGCTCGATATTATCCTGGAAGGTGATAACAGGCTCCTGGTGATCTCCGGTCCCAATGCCGGTGGTAAATCTGTTTGCCTGAAAACGGTGGGGCTGTTACAATATATGGTGCAATGCGGATTATTGATCCCGTTGAAAGAGAATTCCAGGGTAGGGGTGTTCAATGATATCTTTATTGATATCGGTGACGAACAATCCATTGAGAACGATCTGTCGACCTACAGCTCTCACCTGCTGAATATGAAATTCTTTGAGAAGCATTGTAATGGTAAATCGCTGTTATTGATCGATGAGTTCGGGAGCGGTACCGAACCCCGGATAGGGGCAGCCATTGCCGAAGCGCTATTGGACAGGTTCAACCGTCGGCAGTCGTTCGGCGTGATCACCACCCATTATCAGAACCTGAAACATTTCGCCAACGAGAATAAAGGGGTAGTGAACGGTGCCATGCTTTATGACCGACATGAGATGCAGCCGCTCTTTCGTCTCGCTATTGGTAATCCGGGAAGTTCATTTGCCGTGGAGATCGCCCGCAAGACAGGTATTCCGGAAGATGTAATAGCCCATGCATCGGAGATCGTGGGGAAAGATTATATCGATATGGATAAATACCTGCAGGATATATCACGCGACAAGCGATACTGGGAACGGAAACGGGACGAGATACGCCGCGAACGGAAACGGTTGGAGGAGATCACTTCTAAATATGAGGCTGATCTGGAAACGATCAACAAGCAGAAAAAGGAAATACTGGCGCAGGCTCGTGAGCAGGCGGAACGGTTGTTGGCCGAAAGCAACGCCCGTATTGAAAATACAATCCGTGAGATCCGGGAGGCAGGAGCTGATAAGGAAAAAACCAAACAGATACGGCAATCGCTCCGGGAATTCAAAGAGAAAATAGAACCGGTCGACATGCCGGAAATAAAAAAGCGAAAAAAGCAGAAACAGAAGCAGACGGCAGGTAATGATAACGGTTTGAAAGCAGCCCAACCTCTTGCGGCCGGTGACACGGTACGGTTGATAGGCCAAAGCTCACCGGGTGAGATTATGGAGATCTCCGGAAAGAAAGCGGTCGTGGCTTTCGGGATGATCAAATCCACAGTCGATCTCAGTAAATTAGAGAGGGTAAGTGCCAATCAGATAAAAAAAGAGAAGAAAGCCTCCAATACACGCGACTTGTTGCATGAACGAAAACTCAATTTCAAGCAGGATATCGATGTGCGGGGTATGCGTGGCGACGAAGCGCTGCAGGCAGTGATGTACTTCGTGGATGATGCCATTCAGTTGGGAGTGTCCCGGGTACGAATTCTTCACGGCACAGGTACAGGAGCGCTGAGGCAGGTTATCAGGGAATATCTGGGCAGTGTACATGGGGTAGCACGTTTTCAGGATGAACACGTGCAGTTCGGAGGTACCGGTATTACGGTAGTCGATCTTGAGTAAAAACAAGCTTGACAGTCCCTTCAATATTCAAATTTTTTTTTATCTTTGTCGACGATATTAAATTTATTCTGATTTTTTTAACAATTAAACAATCTCTGATGGTTAAATTCTCCAAGCCCTTCTGGGTTGCCAATTTTGTAGAACTTCTCGAGCGTCTGGCATATTATGCCGTTTTTATTGTCATTACACTTTATTTGTCTAATGTATGGGGCTTTTCCGATATTGAAGCGGGAGTCATCGCCGGTTTGTTTTCGGCCATGCTTTATTTGCTGCCAGTGTTTGCCGGTGCCATTTCTGATAAGATCGGGTTCCGTTCGGCCATCATTCTGGCTTTTGCACTGCTGACAGTAGGGTATGCCGGGCTGGGAATCCTGCCTACGATGCTTGAAAGTGCAGGCTTGGTGAGCTATGAGATGACTACCACTTACACAGGGTTGAATGAGAGTTATCTGAGATGGTCTATCATTGCTCCGCTGATACTGGTCGTTATTGGAGGGTCATTCATCAAATCGGTGATATCCGGTACGGTAGCGCGCGAAACCACACCGGAAAACCGGGCTCGTGGTTATTCCATATTTTATATGATGGTGAACATCGGAGCCTTCACCGGAAAGACGGTAGTCGATCCGCTGAGAAGGAGCATGGGCGACCAGGGATTGGTTTACCTGAATTACTTTTCGGCAGCCATGACACTCCTTGCCCTGATTGCCGTTTATTTCTTCTATAAATCGGCAAAGACCGAAGGAAAAGGGAAAAGTTTTGCAGAGCTGGGCCGGTCGTTGGGAAAAGTGATGCTGAACGGCCGTTTGATGTTACTGATATTGATTGTGAGTGGTTTCTGGGTTATACAGAGCCAGATGTATGCCACCATGCCTAAATATGTGATCCGGTTGATCGGAGAGGGAGCATCCCCCGGATGGTATGCCAACGTGAATCCACTGATAGTATTTGTCTGTGTGAATTTCGTCACCTCAATTATGAAAAAACGGAGCGCCATCACCTCTATGATGATAGGAATGTTTATTATTCCGCTATCCGCATTGGTGATGTCCTTTGGTACGCAAGTGGGAGTAGCCAATATTCTGGGCATGCATCCCGTAGCATTCATGATGATTGTGGGGATCGCCATGCAGGCGTTGGCAGAATGTTTTATTTCACCCCGTTACCTGGAGTATTTTTCCCTTCAGGCACCGAAAGGAGAGGAGGGACTTTATCTGGGATTCAGCCACCTGCATTCATTCTTCTCCTTCTTGCTGGCTTTCGGGTTGTCGGGATTCCTGCTGGACAAATACTGTCCCGATCCACGGCTGTTCACCAATGAAGCCGGCGTCCTCGATGCAGTGGCTTACGCTGCAGCTACGCAAAACGCCCACTATATCTGGTATGTTTTTGTGGGGATCGGTGCCATCTCAGCCGTCGCGCTTATCCTTTACGGGCAAATTACGCGTAAGTTGGATATGAAAAGAGAGCAGTCGGGTACCGGAATTTGAAAAAACAGGAAATGATATCCAGAAACAGAAAACTTGCCCCCTTGCCGGGTGTTATAACATAAATAAGTATATAATTATCTTTTTTTAAAATCGTAAAGAGATATGAGATTAGATCTGAGTTCACACATTACTTTTGAAAGGGTTCCCAAAAAGTATTACAGGCCGGAAAACGATTTCGAGGAATATAATCTGTCGCGTTTCGAGAAACTGCCGGTAGCCATCTTTGAAGAATCGGGAAGAGCGGCAAAAAAAATAGCGAAGGATATCGTCACCGAGATGAAAGCAAAACAGCAAGAGGGTAAACCTTTTGTGTTAGGGATCAGCGGAGGAAATTCCCCTCTGCCGGTTTATGAGGAGTTGGTAAGATACCATAAGGAGGAAGGTGTCAGTTTCAGTAATGTGATCGCTTTTAACACGTATGAATTTTATCCGGTGCTCGATTTTACCTATAGCAACCTGCAGATGCTGAAGGAGATCTTCCTCGACCAGGTAGATATTGCACCAGAGAATATTTTTTCTCCGAATGCCACCGTTGAGAAAGATCTGATCGCCGAAAATTGCGAGGCGTTTGAGCAAAGCCTGAAGAAAATGGGTGGACTCGATTATTTGCTGTTGGGATTAGGCAGTAAAGGGAATGTAGGATTCAACATGCCTGGTAGCAGCCTTCATTCGGAAACCCGCCTGGTGATGCTCGACGGTGACTCCAGAAAAGACATTGCCCGCAACTTCGGGTCGCTCGACAAAGTACCGGTAAGCGCTATCACTATGGGAATGTCCGATATGATGGATGCAAAAAAGATTTCGCTGGTAGCCTGGAGTGAGCAAAAGGCACAGAGTATCAAGGATATCGTAGAAGGAGCGGTAACCGACCTGGTACCCGGGTCTCTGTTGCAGACACACCCTGAATCCAAAGTCTTTGTAGACCTGGCAGCCGCTTCCGAATTGACACGTATCAGCCGCCCCTGGTTAGTGACCAATTGCGAATGGACCAGCAAATTGATCCGCCGGGCTATTGTCTGGCTTTGCGGGGTGGTAAACAAACCTATCCTTAAACTGACAAATAAAGATTACAGCGATAACGGATTGAGTGAACTGATTACACTCTACGGATCGGCATACAACGTGAATATCAAAATATTCAATGACCTGCAGCATACTATTACCGGCTGGCCGGGAGGAAAACCCGACGCCGATGATACTTATCGTCCCGAAAGGGCAAAGCCCTATCCCAAAAGGGTGATTATCTTCAGTCCGCATCCCGACGACGATGTGATCTCTATGGGAGGTACATTCCAGAGGCTTGTCAATCAGGGACATGAGGTGCATGTGGCTTACCAGACCTCCGGAAATATTGCCGTGGGCGACGAAGAGGTGATCCGCTATATCTCCGTGCTGAACAGCATGCGCAAGAAATTCAATCCCGAAAACACGGGATTGCTGGAAAAATATGAAAGTATTCGTCATTACCTTTTACATGAAAAATCGAAAGATGACATCGATACCCCTGATATCCTTTTCATTAAAGGCAGAATCCGCCGTGAAGAGGCCCGTTCGGCCGACAGATATGTAGGCCTTCCGGAAGAGAATGTGCATTTCCTCGATCTGCCCTTCTACGAAACCGGTAAAATAAAGAAAAATCCCATATCGGAAAGAGATGTCAATATCGTAAAAGATTTTATTGAGACCATCAAACCGCACCAGATCTATGTGGCGGGCGACCTGGCCGATCCGCACGGAACGCACAAGGTATGCCTCGATGCAATCCTGGCTGCAGTCGACCTGATGAAAGATGACGACTGGTATAAAGATTGTCGGGTCTGGATGTATCGTGGTGCATGGATGGAGTGGGAGATAGACCATATAGAAATGGCAGTACCACTCTCTCCTGAAGAACTTCGACAGAAGAGAAACGCTATCCTCAGACATCAGTCGCAAATGGAGAGTGCGCCCTTCCTGGGAGATGATGAGAGATTGTTCTGGCAACGTTCGGAAGAGCGGAACAGAGCTACGGCTGAT
This window of the Proteiniphilum saccharofermentans genome carries:
- a CDS encoding Tc toxin subunit A-related protein encodes the protein MLNNNLMVDKGLLWLYYNNARKVHYTLSPHYHPYTDELIETLNRDGLPALLDAKYHKSLERTLTDWYIPGAYAMSPFPKENIDVTDDGPYAVYNWELFFHAPLTVAVHLSKNQRFAEAQKWFHFIFDPTCTDSSVDAPQRFWKFLRFREETKAEFIQKMLTELAKNEDNELKQRMEKSIQAWRDKPFQPHVIARTRYLAYQLNVVMKYLDNLIAWGDNLFRQDTIETLNEATQVYVLAAAVLGSKPQKIPPRGKRIPKTYKQLKDTGIDAFGNALIEIENDFPFNTNPTSTTKATEGGTSALFGIGRSLYFCIPQNDQLLAYWDTVADRLFKIRHCMNIEGVVRQLPLFDPPIDPGMLVKAVAAGIDIGSIVNNINQSISAVRGPLLLQKAMEICAEVKSLGNALLSALEKKDAEHIALMRQQHELNISKLVQDIKFLQWKESEAATESLLKSRAVAFERYRHYKRILGSSDSDIDKLKTIDLARQELNEENFDEVYAQFIGEYAGELSQEDYRKETSVGGLMEFAGNMVTGILGGELGKTLPLNKNENAELNIFLPSYDTFSALSSALKLISPIVGLIPQFDVHGTPLGVGGAAEFGGKQLKAAADGGSEIAQKIATAFLTSAERASKMAGYYRRAEDYVFQANSATAELVQYGRQIISSLIREQITKKEYENHIRQIEQSEEMNAFLQDKFTNEELYSWMQGEISRIYFSCYQFAYDIAKKSEQTMKYELMRPEFTDTDFIQFGYWDSARKGLLSGESLYLDLKRLEMAYHENNKREYEITKHISIQRLDPMALLKLKATGTCEIAIPEWIYDLDSPGQFMRRIKTVAVSIPCITGPYTTVHAKLTLLQSSIRISSLKGDDYQRSGSEDNRFRDYNGAIQSIVTSSAQNDSGLFETNLRDERYLPFEGAGAISRWKIELPNDIPQFDFESIADVVLHFRYTCREASHLAKDATTWIKEEILSDPEKGLLQLFSINSEFAGEWNLFRTATNNTERKLVLSINKNHFPYWTKTLGLDDQITATFCSMDLKKKKLTVAAENVDLVGDVDSGWSLTIDSTNAVPFNFLNKMRTENKTVYMLLSYNADL
- a CDS encoding DUF5723 family protein translates to MKRFPIPILIIFIAFYFVSGTAKGQSKTEYFMQSSFERGSLNPALRPNQGYMVLPVLPSFYGEVKTNTLNLDHLTRKAGEERVTFLHQSVDADDFLNRMKNNNYVIGAFSYKLFGLGFYRNDDFWSIDLDIKTHVDATIPKSVFELVKKGFGRQEQTKYEIENIRATGNGKLELGVGYSRPLTNDNLIVGGRIKGLIGIADFDLNASRLTVDAGTEYWEAQSSVLLKASMPGIKVKHDEEGKFDGFELSEGKRTSATGWGAGFDIGAQYDLSETFPGLNGLTISAALTDIGFIRFGRKNAVLLESPETTVRINPSDYTLHTDGSSSLNDVFEDVVEDLQSAVDLQETEPVKRTVPLRSSLNIGTEYRLNERLSFGVLFSNYFGTYFNSPELTVSANFVHAGWLGLTGSYSVMHGAFNTLGFAAHLAPPKGIRFFLASDYIFPHVNSHFFPTKSKALNVQVGFSIPMGEKLHR
- a CDS encoding endonuclease MutS2, with translation MIYPDNFEQKIEFQKVRQLLLERCLSPLGKEKVEEMHFSASYDEIEPLLFQTEEFVRIREEEDSFPADHFYDMRPVLRRIRVEGAWIDQNALFELRRSLQTINGIVAFLRCDEEKTPKYPYLLALAGEVLTFPEITRRIDSILDGFGQVKDHASPRLSEIRRELTSTMNGISKSLNAILRRAQAEGYVDKDVSPSMRDGRLVIPVNPSHKRKIKGIVHDESASGKTVFIEPSEVVEANNRIRELEADERREIIKILTDFTNYLRPFLPDLLESYEFLAKIDFIQAKAAFATLIGGIKPSIDNTPQIDWVEAVHPLLYLSLKKQNRKIVPLDIILEGDNRLLVISGPNAGGKSVCLKTVGLLQYMVQCGLLIPLKENSRVGVFNDIFIDIGDEQSIENDLSTYSSHLLNMKFFEKHCNGKSLLLIDEFGSGTEPRIGAAIAEALLDRFNRRQSFGVITTHYQNLKHFANENKGVVNGAMLYDRHEMQPLFRLAIGNPGSSFAVEIARKTGIPEDVIAHASEIVGKDYIDMDKYLQDISRDKRYWERKRDEIRRERKRLEEITSKYEADLETINKQKKEILAQAREQAERLLAESNARIENTIREIREAGADKEKTKQIRQSLREFKEKIEPVDMPEIKKRKKQKQKQTAGNDNGLKAAQPLAAGDTVRLIGQSSPGEIMEISGKKAVVAFGMIKSTVDLSKLERVSANQIKKEKKASNTRDLLHERKLNFKQDIDVRGMRGDEALQAVMYFVDDAIQLGVSRVRILHGTGTGALRQVIREYLGSVHGVARFQDEHVQFGGTGITVVDLE
- a CDS encoding MFS transporter → MVKFSKPFWVANFVELLERLAYYAVFIVITLYLSNVWGFSDIEAGVIAGLFSAMLYLLPVFAGAISDKIGFRSAIILAFALLTVGYAGLGILPTMLESAGLVSYEMTTTYTGLNESYLRWSIIAPLILVVIGGSFIKSVISGTVARETTPENRARGYSIFYMMVNIGAFTGKTVVDPLRRSMGDQGLVYLNYFSAAMTLLALIAVYFFYKSAKTEGKGKSFAELGRSLGKVMLNGRLMLLILIVSGFWVIQSQMYATMPKYVIRLIGEGASPGWYANVNPLIVFVCVNFVTSIMKKRSAITSMMIGMFIIPLSALVMSFGTQVGVANILGMHPVAFMMIVGIAMQALAECFISPRYLEYFSLQAPKGEEGLYLGFSHLHSFFSFLLAFGLSGFLLDKYCPDPRLFTNEAGVLDAVAYAAATQNAHYIWYVFVGIGAISAVALILYGQITRKLDMKREQSGTGI
- a CDS encoding glucosamine-6-phosphate deaminase gives rise to the protein MRLDLSSHITFERVPKKYYRPENDFEEYNLSRFEKLPVAIFEESGRAAKKIAKDIVTEMKAKQQEGKPFVLGISGGNSPLPVYEELVRYHKEEGVSFSNVIAFNTYEFYPVLDFTYSNLQMLKEIFLDQVDIAPENIFSPNATVEKDLIAENCEAFEQSLKKMGGLDYLLLGLGSKGNVGFNMPGSSLHSETRLVMLDGDSRKDIARNFGSLDKVPVSAITMGMSDMMDAKKISLVAWSEQKAQSIKDIVEGAVTDLVPGSLLQTHPESKVFVDLAAASELTRISRPWLVTNCEWTSKLIRRAIVWLCGVVNKPILKLTNKDYSDNGLSELITLYGSAYNVNIKIFNDLQHTITGWPGGKPDADDTYRPERAKPYPKRVIIFSPHPDDDVISMGGTFQRLVNQGHEVHVAYQTSGNIAVGDEEVIRYISVLNSMRKKFNPENTGLLEKYESIRHYLLHEKSKDDIDTPDILFIKGRIRREEARSADRYVGLPEENVHFLDLPFYETGKIKKNPISERDVNIVKDFIETIKPHQIYVAGDLADPHGTHKVCLDAILAAVDLMKDDDWYKDCRVWMYRGAWMEWEIDHIEMAVPLSPEELRQKRNAILRHQSQMESAPFLGDDERLFWQRSEERNRATADMYWKLGLASYEAIEAFVEYIPVQ